In Longimicrobium sp., one genomic interval encodes:
- a CDS encoding acetyl-CoA C-acetyltransferase — MATQGKDTEVVFLSAARTGMGTFGGSLKDFSATDLGVFAAKAALERGGVPAEEVGHVVFGNALQTSSDAIYLARHIGLRAGLPQDTPALTLNRLCGSGFQAIISGAMEIMLGEAEVALCGGTESMSQAPHVIRGARWGEQRLGPVGKLYEDSLWEALTDTFAGCSMAVTAENLADHYGITRQQVDEYAHRSQQLAKVACEQNRFDSEIVPITLKSRKGETEFRCDEHMRPETTMEMLGKLKPYFKEGGTVTAGNASGIGDGGAAVLIASEEYARRNSLQPIGRLVSWGIAGVDPKHMGIGPAPASRLALKRGDMSLDQMDLVEINEAFASQYCAVEKELGLDRERTNVSGGAIAMSHPLGMSGARITVHLLHELRRQGKRFGLGSACIGGGQGIAVVVEAFPAAAEAAIAAD; from the coding sequence ATGGCAACCCAGGGCAAAGACACCGAAGTCGTGTTCCTTTCCGCCGCCCGCACCGGAATGGGTACGTTCGGCGGCTCTCTCAAAGACTTCTCCGCGACCGACCTCGGCGTGTTCGCCGCGAAGGCGGCGCTGGAGCGGGGCGGCGTACCGGCGGAGGAGGTCGGCCACGTCGTCTTCGGCAACGCGCTGCAGACCTCGTCGGACGCCATCTACCTCGCGCGCCACATCGGCCTGCGCGCCGGGCTGCCGCAGGACACCCCCGCGCTGACGCTGAACCGGCTGTGCGGATCGGGCTTCCAGGCGATCATCTCGGGCGCCATGGAGATCATGCTGGGCGAGGCCGAGGTCGCGCTGTGCGGCGGCACCGAGTCGATGAGCCAGGCGCCGCACGTCATCCGCGGCGCGCGGTGGGGCGAGCAGCGGCTGGGGCCGGTGGGCAAGCTGTACGAGGACTCGCTGTGGGAGGCGCTCACCGACACCTTCGCCGGCTGCTCGATGGCGGTGACGGCCGAGAACCTGGCCGACCACTACGGCATCACGCGCCAGCAGGTGGACGAGTACGCGCACCGCAGCCAGCAGCTCGCCAAGGTGGCGTGCGAGCAGAACCGCTTCGACAGCGAGATCGTCCCCATCACGCTCAAGAGCCGCAAGGGCGAGACGGAGTTCCGCTGCGACGAGCACATGCGTCCCGAGACGACGATGGAGATGCTCGGCAAGCTGAAGCCGTACTTCAAGGAGGGCGGCACCGTCACCGCCGGCAACGCATCCGGCATCGGCGACGGCGGCGCGGCGGTGCTGATCGCGTCCGAGGAATACGCGCGGCGCAACAGCCTGCAGCCCATCGGCCGCCTGGTGTCGTGGGGGATCGCCGGCGTGGACCCGAAGCACATGGGGATCGGCCCGGCGCCCGCCTCGCGCCTCGCCCTCAAGCGCGGCGACATGAGCCTGGACCAGATGGACCTGGTTGAGATCAACGAGGCGTTCGCGTCGCAGTACTGCGCGGTCGAAAAGGAGCTCGGCCTGGACCGCGAGCGCACCAACGTCTCGGGCGGCGCCATCGCCATGAGCCACCCGCTGGGGATGAGCGGCGCGCGCATCACGGTGCACCTCCTCCACGAGCTGCGGCGCCAGGGGAAGCGCTTCGGCCTGGGCAGCGCCTGCATCGGCGGCGGCCAGGGAATCGCGGTGGTGGTGGAGGCGTTCCCGGCCGCCGCGGAAGCGGCGATCGCGGCGGATTGA
- a CDS encoding 3-hydroxybutyryl-CoA dehydrogenase has protein sequence MAEIKRVGVLGCGLMGSGIAQVCAAAGYETLVREVSDEVCERGIGGISKQLGKSVEKGKLAAEDRDAIVGRLRGTTKLEDLAQCDIIIEAVVEDLELKNQMWKTLDEVCGPETIFASNTSSLTIADMAAATKRPERMVGLHFFNPVPVMKLVEVVKTIATDPAVFQTAFDFAASLGKEPIVCKDNSGFVVNLLLVPYMMDAIRALEQGVATIEDIDKGMKLGTGYPMGPFILSDFVGLDTLDKIGDIMYKEYKEKRYASPPLLKRMISLGYFGRKTGKGFYDYSGAEPVAMKLV, from the coding sequence ATGGCCGAGATCAAGCGCGTCGGGGTTCTGGGGTGCGGGCTGATGGGGAGCGGGATCGCCCAGGTGTGCGCCGCGGCCGGGTACGAGACGCTCGTCCGCGAAGTGTCCGACGAGGTGTGCGAGCGCGGGATCGGCGGCATCTCGAAGCAGCTCGGGAAGTCGGTCGAAAAGGGGAAGCTGGCCGCCGAGGACCGCGACGCCATCGTCGGGCGGCTGCGCGGCACCACGAAGCTGGAGGACCTCGCGCAGTGCGACATCATCATCGAGGCCGTGGTGGAGGACCTCGAGCTCAAGAACCAGATGTGGAAGACGCTGGACGAGGTGTGCGGCCCGGAGACGATCTTCGCCTCCAACACCTCCTCGCTCACCATCGCGGACATGGCCGCCGCCACGAAGCGTCCCGAGCGGATGGTGGGGCTGCACTTCTTCAACCCCGTCCCCGTCATGAAGCTGGTGGAGGTGGTGAAGACCATCGCCACCGACCCAGCCGTCTTCCAGACCGCGTTCGACTTCGCCGCGTCGCTGGGCAAGGAGCCGATCGTCTGCAAGGACAACTCGGGCTTCGTCGTCAACCTCCTCCTGGTGCCGTACATGATGGACGCCATCCGCGCGCTTGAGCAGGGCGTGGCGACCATCGAGGACATCGACAAGGGGATGAAGCTGGGCACCGGCTACCCGATGGGCCCCTTCATCCTCTCCGACTTCGTGGGCCTCGACACGCTCGACAAGATCGGCGACATCATGTACAAGGAGTACAAGGAGAAGCGCTACGCATCTCCCCCGCTCCTCAAGCGCATGATCTCGCTCGGCTACTTCGGGCGTAAGACGGGGAAGGGCTTCTACGACTACAGCGGCGCCGAGCCGGTGGCGATGAAGCTGGTCTGA